The Arachis duranensis cultivar V14167 chromosome 2, aradu.V14167.gnm2.J7QH, whole genome shotgun sequence genome has a window encoding:
- the LOC127744823 gene encoding putative disease resistance protein RGA1: MDVARVAGSKEMDIIHLTNLEEQHCLSIIRDELSTFSDPEKVFHKYCNYITLKSQGVPHIAKYLCFILRRAPPFSKQWQLLERDLSAAPRGTQNPIMEDELDSDLSYEEESEEEKARQPTTSFVHAATIHGRDDVTGALIGKLLSNDGQAERIQFISIVGGAGIGKTAVTQLVYNTPEVENYFDCRAWVFVGEEFNLNRIIRSIIESVTAKSLNETDLEALLFKFRQTFDHKRCLFVLDDIWLEDDLQWEELKQWFHFTDLGSRTLITTRNKGIADRICSETNIVLLDPLSVSACWSIIKDYAFGHSVNETKAAEMFNEVGKDIVQKCNGVPLMAKSLGNILRGKNSIQEWQQVLASETWDSAELLSSVMLSYLSMPPELRQVLLYCSVFPKNHSIDVGKLIKLWMAQGFIASDENEMEREGWKYIKQLLDRNIFEEFNQDSHGCFKCKLESGMSDLIHFLAKNESHRVLIDYMKEARVADDTTILRHCTLIIAAQSSLPEPIANAKKLRTLMILSEYFFSDPTTLARVLSHLKVVRALDLSSCLIKELPSNIGELLLLRYLDLSFNRDLKKLPKAICGLLHLQTLNLNGCDRLQKLPKGIGNLIKLRHLEILWTTSLSYLPKGVANLTLLRTLSRFIGSSVAGSKACNLGDLKELNLIQGSITIDGLGGETCVDEASKACLKNKKDLLGLELCFSSVGSEINHDEGVLNALEAPPELQCLEIFFYRGQLLPDWMKTLRNLRHLVLAHWSKCSILPSLGHLLSLESLEIRYMPNVKIVGSDFLGLSPDNAVSCDQVSSSIVAFPRLQKLCFEIMNGWEDWSGNGSHANIMPLLSALSIENCPKLRTLPQYILEKKDLKRDIKNCPVLEAYNNNSTSNNNHHSVLSN; this comes from the coding sequence GCTGGATCCAAAGAGATGGACATCATTCACCTGACGAATCTTGAAGAGCAGCACTGTTTGTCCATTATCAGGGACGAGTTATCCACTTTCTCCGATCCAGAGAAAGTCTTCCACAAATACTGCAATTACATTACATTGAAGTCTCAGGGGGTGCCTCATATTGCAAAGTATCTTTGTTTTATCTTGCGTCGTGCACCTCCTTTCTCAAAACAGTGGCAATTATTAGAAAGGGATCTCTCAGCAGCTCCAAGAGGAACTCAAAACCCAATCATGGAAGATGAACTTGATAGCGATTTGAGTTATGAAGAGGAGAGCGAGGAGGAAAAAGCAAGGCAACCGACGACTTCATTTGTTCATGCAGCAACAATACATGGACGAGATGATGTTACTGGAGCTTTAATTGGGAAGCTGCTTAGCAATGATGGTCAAGCCGAGCGCATTCAATTTATTTCTATTGTGGGAGGTGCTGGAATAGGAAAGACTGCAGTGACACAACTTGTTTACAACACTCCTGAAGTGGAGAATTATTTTGATTGCAGGGCATGGGTATTTGTTGGCGAGGAATTCAATCTTAACCGGATCATAAGGTCCATTATAGAAAGTGTGACTGCTAAATCATTGAATGAGACTGACCTCGAAGCACTGTTGTTTAAATTTCGTCAAACTTTTGATCATAAGAGATGCCTTTTCGTTCTGGATGACATCTGGCTTGAAGATGATCTCCAATGGGAAGAACTAAAGCAGTGGTTCCATTTCACCGATCTGGGAAGTCGCACTTTGATTACCACAAGAAACAAGGGGATTGCAGACAGAATATGTTCAGAAACAAACATCGTGCTTCTCGATCCTCTTTCTGTCTCGGCTTGTTGGTCAATTATCAAAGACTATGCATTTGGTCATTCAGTTAACGAGACAAAAGCAGCAGAAATGTTCAATGAAGTGGGAAAAGACATTGTACAGAAGTGTAACGGCGTGCCGCTGATGGCGAAATCTCTTGGTAATATCTTGCGTGGCAAGAATTCCATACAAGAGTGGCAACAAGTATTGGCAAGTGAGACATGGGATTCAGCAGAATTGTTGTCTTCAGTTATGTTGAGCTATCTTTCGATGCCACCCGAATTAAGACAAGTCTTATTGTATTGTTCAGTCTTTCCTAAGAATCATTCCATAGATGTGGGCAAGTTAATCAAACTGTGGATGGCACAAGGTTTTATTGCCTCAGATGAAAACGAAATGGAAAGAGAGGGGTGGAAGTACATTAAACAGTTGTTAGACCGCAACATCTTTGAAGAATTTAATCAGGATAGTCATGGTTGCTTCAAGTGCAAATTGGAGAGTGGAATGAGCGACTTAATCCATTTTCTTGCAAAAAATGAATCCCACAGAGTGCTTATTGACTATATGAAGGAGGCTAGAGTGGCTGATGATACAACAATACTTCGTCATTGCACCCTAATCATTGCAGCTCAATCTTCTCTGCCGGAGCCCATTGCCAATGCAAAGAAACTACGCACTTTGATGATTTTGTCTGAGTATTTCTTTTCAGATCCAACGACCCTTGCTAGAGTACTGAGTCATTTGAAGGTGGTCAGGGCATTGGACTTGAGCTCTTGTTTGATCAAAGAGCTTCCATCAAACATTGGGGAATTGTTACTTCTAAGGTATCTTGACTTATCTTTTAATCGTGATTTGAAGAAGTTGCCTAAAGCAATCTGTGGCTTGCTTCATTTGCAAACTTTGAATCTAAATGGATGTGATAGACTTCAAAAACTACCAAAAGGCATAGGAAATCTAATCAAGTTGCGGCATCTTGAGATTCTTTGGACGACAAGTCTTAGCTACTTACCAAAAGGGGTTGCAAATTTAACTTTGCTCAGAACATTGAGTCGTTTCATTGGGAGTAGTGTTGCTGGTAGCAAAGCATGCAATCTTGGAGATTTGAAAGAGCTAAATCTCATTCAAGGGTCCATCACCATAGATGGTTTGGGAGGTGAAACTTGTGTTGATGAAGCTTCAAAAGCatgtttgaaaaataagaaagaccTGCTTGGCTTGGAACTGTGCTTTTCTTCTGTAGGTTCAGAGATTAACCACGACGAAGGTGTACTTAATGCATTGGAAGCGCCTCCTGAATTGCAATGCCTTGAGATATTCTTTTATCGAGGACAGTTGTTGCCTGATTGGATGAAAACATTGAGGAATCTAAGGCACCTAGTGCTTGCTCATTGGAGTAAATGCAGTATCTTACCCTCTCTTGGGCACCTGCTTTCTCTTGAATCACTTGAGATCAGGTATATGCCTAATGTGAAGATTGTAGGCTCTGATTTTCTAGGATTGTCACCGGACAATGCTGTCAGCTGCGACCAAGTTTCCTCATCAATAGTTGCATTTCCCAGATTGCAAAAGCTTTGCTTTGAAATCATGAATGGCTGGGAAGACTGGTCTGGCAATGGCAGCCATGCCAATATCATGCCATTGCTTTCTGCTTTGTCAATTGAAAACTGCCCAAAGTTAAGGACTCTTCCACAGTATATACTGGAGAAGAAAGATTTGAAACGTGATATAAAAAATTGTCCTGTTCTGGAAGCATACAACAATAATAGCACCAGCAACAACAACCACCATAGTGTCTTATCCAATTAG